The window GACAGGCCCCGCCGGTACGGTCCCGCCCGGCCCGAACCGCACCACCCGCCCGCCCACCTCAAGGCCCGCCGGACACTCGGCGAGACCCGCCGTGGACCGCACGAGCGACTCGGTGTCGAGCCGCCCGGCCCCGAGCAGCGCCTCGAAGTGCGCGATGACCCGCAGCGCCGCCGCAGCGTCCGCGTCGAGGGCCGACAGCCGTAGCAGCAGTCCCTTCATGACCTGGGAGTCTAGGCCGTGGGTGGCGAATGTGGGCCGGTCGTACGGGCCGGTCGTACGGGCGGCCGTGCGGGGCGGTCGTGCGCCCCGTCGCACGCTGTACGGGCGGGAGGAGGGCCCCGGCGATCTGAGTACGCGTACTCTGTCGGCCCCGTGTGCGCCTGAGGAACGCTCGTTCCCATGACCGAGAAGCTGCTGGGCCTGCTGTCGAAGCGCCCCTGGACGGAACGCTGGCTGACCCGCCTGCTGGGTGCCGCCCTGTCCTCGGCGGCGTACCTTCTCTGCCTGCCCTGGGATCTGCGCAACCGCCCCGAGTCACCCGGTTCGACGACCGAGACGACTCCGGTGACCGTCCTCGGCGTCGCGGTCCTTGCCGTGACCCTGCTCCTCCTGGCCGTGTACTTCGGCCACCGCGACGCCCTCGCCTGGCCCCTGCTGTTGGTGGCGGCGCCCCCGGCGACACTCATGTACCTCTCGTTCCGCACGAACCCCGAGCCGCCGGACGCCTCCCTGTGGCCTCTGACCTGGGCGTTCTCCACGCTTGTGATGGCGGCCGGGGTACTCGTCACCGCGTCCGTCGCCCGGCAGTTCAGGCAGGACACGGGAGACTCGACGGACGGGCTGGTGTTCGCCCACTCCTCCTCGGGAACGGGCGGCGGCTCCTCGGCCCCGGCCGTCAGGCGCCCGTCGTGGAACCAGGGCGGACGATCATGAGGATCGTGACGGTGGCCCAGAGCAGATTGAAGATGCCGGTGAACATGGCGAGCCGGACTGTGGCGCGGGGGTTCGCGGCGACGCCGATGGACGTGGTGGTGCCCGTGGTGGTCTCCGTGGTGCCACCGGCCCCAGCGGCACCGCCGGCCCCGGTGGCCTCGGCGGTCGTGTCGGCCCCGGCCGCCGCCTCCACCGCTTCGAGGAGTTCCTCCTGACGCGGCAGCACCAGCGCCAGCAGGACCGCTGCCGCGACACCGGTCAGCGCCATCGAGGCGATCAGCCAGGCGTCACCGAGCACGCCCATGCTCATGGCCGTGGCGAAACCGAACACGGGAACGGCGATGCCGAGGCCCGCGTACACCCGGCAGATCCGGTGCAGCAGCCGTAGCGTCTCCGCCGCCCGCTGGTCCCCCGGATCGGCGAGGGCACGGCGCGCGCCGGGCGGGAACATGCTGGCCGCCACGGTGACGGGCCCGACGGCGACGATCGCGGCCAGGACATGGAGAACGAGGAAGAACTTGGTCACGAGGGGACGGTAGGCGGCGTACCGGATCTTGTGGAAGTGGCGGTATTGCCAGTGTTCAACGGATTCTCGCCAGGGCTCGTCGGAGTTCGCGAGGCTCGCCAGGGCGGCCTGTTCGGGCAGTCGGCAGGCCGACAGCAGGCCAGCAGCCGATCGGAAGCAGGTCGGCCCCAGGCGGAACGCCACGCCACCCTCCTGTTGGCCAGAACCCGCGCCACCCCTACTCTTTCGCCATGCACACAGTGGCCGTACTGGTACTCGACCAGGTCATCCCGTTCGACCTCGCCGCGCCGATCGACACGTTCAACTGGGCCCGGCTGCCGGACGGCCGCGCGCCCTACCGGGTCAAGGTCTGCTCGGTGGCGGAGGAGGTGAGCGCGGGTCCGTTCGCCGTACGGGCGCCGTACGGTCTGGAGGCGCTGGCCGAGGCCGACACGATCGTCGTGCCGGGCACCGCCGACCCGACCGTGCCGCTGCCGACGGGCGTCGCCGAGGCCCTGTGCACGGCGGCCGCGAACGGGACGCGTATCGCGTCGATCTGCGTCGGCGCGTTCATCTTCGCCGCCACCGGTCTGCTGGACGGACAGCGGGCGACGACCCACTGGATCGCGGCGGCGGACCTGGCGGCCATGTACCCGAAGGTGACGGTCGACCCGAACGTCCTCTACGTCGACAACGGCCAGTTCCTCACCTCGGCCGGTGCCGCCGCGGCGATGGACATGTGCCTGCACATGATCCGCCTGGACTACGGCTCGGCCGTCGCCGCGCACGCGGCCCGGATGTCCGTCATGCCGCTCGAACGGGAGGGCGGGCAGGCCCAGTTCATCGTCCACGCCCAGCCGCCGGCCCCGGCCGGCACGACGATGGAACCCCTGCTGAGCTGGCTGGAGGAGCACTCCGACCGCGATCTGACCCTGGACGACATCGCGGCCCGGGCGGGCATGAGCGCCCGTACGCTCAACCGCCGGTTCCGCGAA is drawn from Streptomyces liliifuscus and contains these coding sequences:
- a CDS encoding GlxA family transcriptional regulator — protein: MHTVAVLVLDQVIPFDLAAPIDTFNWARLPDGRAPYRVKVCSVAEEVSAGPFAVRAPYGLEALAEADTIVVPGTADPTVPLPTGVAEALCTAAANGTRIASICVGAFIFAATGLLDGQRATTHWIAAADLAAMYPKVTVDPNVLYVDNGQFLTSAGAAAAMDMCLHMIRLDYGSAVAAHAARMSVMPLEREGGQAQFIVHAQPPAPAGTTMEPLLSWLEEHSDRDLTLDDIAARAGMSARTLNRRFREQTGTTPLQWLHLARVRRAQHLLETTTHPVERIAVQTGFGSPTAFRDRFKRVVGTSPQAYRRAFRGAPVG
- a CDS encoding protease; the encoded protein is MTKFFLVLHVLAAIVAVGPVTVAASMFPPGARRALADPGDQRAAETLRLLHRICRVYAGLGIAVPVFGFATAMSMGVLGDAWLIASMALTGVAAAVLLALVLPRQEELLEAVEAAAGADTTAEATGAGGAAGAGGTTETTTGTTTSIGVAANPRATVRLAMFTGIFNLLWATVTILMIVRPGSTTGA